One segment of Candidatus Hydrogenedentota bacterium DNA contains the following:
- a CDS encoding metallophosphoesterase: MMKSKGTRPPLQSQLFWGICLVVAMLSATISAVAEVPAVAAVMDDLTVKLSVGRDMKAMAALTNETILDTMTDEQRQLLGTEYWTFDVNVPVVVSVMRDTKQETPPFWLEDQGFLKTALSARNEMYTYEVWQKSFPAGRVGLGVNGFDRHRPHYFVSVGAQTQGVQPEVSNIVPFTHNPFLFTKGAPIYMDWPDLVVEEVSAPLEGQVLLPTIRGRAREAELIGVFRETHRAATAFPDLPVLTWSDDPQTTQTIQWRTSLDGDRDSALQYRVKDDTEGSWIQAKGSYVELYARNIVNDSRVLWHTATLEGLEPGTVYAYALGKGNPETDALLVSEFRTAPKESDEITFLWMSDNHRRPERAAVLSAAWEKHPKADFLVISGDHVGTGQHREDWDMTFSLFSAFLRERPLMSCIGNHDAIDGLGSGLYRTLLRYPDNGPEGLLRGQSYSFTYGDLFMVSLDVTEEIDVQTAWLEQTLRENEEARWKVAVFHFPPYALEREYPEIEELWVPLFDKYHVDLALTGHVHHYLRTYPMNGGKVVDSPQDGTIYLISVSIDGRPESGSAPDYAEVVNRDGFATCTAFTVSHFHLIFNVYKADGTVYDSLMMTK; this comes from the coding sequence ATGATGAAATCTAAAGGAACGCGCCCACCCCTCCAATCGCAGCTGTTTTGGGGGATCTGTTTAGTGGTGGCCATGCTGAGCGCCACGATCTCCGCCGTCGCTGAAGTGCCCGCAGTGGCGGCTGTTATGGATGACTTGACCGTGAAATTATCGGTTGGTCGGGACATGAAAGCCATGGCCGCACTGACTAATGAAACCATTCTGGACACCATGACCGATGAACAGCGCCAATTGCTCGGCACCGAATACTGGACCTTTGATGTGAATGTTCCGGTCGTGGTTTCTGTCATGCGTGATACGAAACAGGAAACGCCGCCTTTCTGGCTCGAAGATCAGGGCTTTCTCAAAACCGCGCTCAGCGCCCGCAATGAAATGTACACCTATGAAGTGTGGCAAAAATCCTTCCCCGCCGGCCGTGTCGGACTGGGCGTTAATGGATTTGACCGTCATCGCCCCCACTATTTTGTGAGTGTCGGCGCGCAAACCCAAGGCGTGCAGCCGGAAGTATCCAACATCGTCCCCTTCACCCACAACCCTTTCCTATTCACCAAAGGCGCTCCTATTTATATGGATTGGCCGGATCTGGTAGTGGAAGAGGTGTCTGCGCCGCTCGAAGGTCAGGTACTGCTACCGACCATACGCGGCAGGGCGCGTGAAGCCGAACTTATCGGCGTCTTCCGTGAAACCCACCGTGCAGCGACAGCATTCCCCGATCTGCCCGTGTTGACTTGGAGTGATGATCCCCAAACGACGCAAACCATTCAATGGCGCACGTCGCTGGACGGCGACAGAGACTCTGCCCTGCAGTACCGCGTCAAGGATGATACGGAAGGCAGTTGGATCCAAGCCAAGGGTTCCTATGTTGAATTGTATGCCCGCAATATCGTGAATGATTCCCGAGTCCTTTGGCACACCGCCACCTTGGAAGGACTTGAGCCCGGAACCGTCTATGCCTACGCGTTGGGAAAGGGCAATCCCGAAACGGATGCCCTCCTCGTGTCTGAATTTCGCACCGCCCCGAAAGAATCTGACGAGATTACCTTCTTATGGATGAGCGACAATCACAGACGCCCGGAACGTGCCGCTGTGTTATCGGCCGCTTGGGAAAAACATCCCAAAGCAGACTTCCTCGTCATCTCCGGCGATCATGTCGGCACCGGTCAGCACCGCGAAGATTGGGACATGACCTTCAGCCTCTTCTCCGCCTTTTTGAGGGAACGGCCCCTCATGTCCTGTATCGGCAATCATGACGCCATTGACGGCTTGGGTTCCGGCTTGTACCGCACCCTGCTCCGTTACCCCGACAATGGCCCCGAAGGTCTGCTTCGCGGTCAAAGCTACAGCTTTACCTATGGCGATCTTTTTATGGTTTCTCTAGACGTGACTGAAGAAATTGATGTTCAGACTGCATGGTTAGAGCAAACACTCCGTGAGAATGAAGAGGCACGCTGGAAAGTTGCTGTATTTCATTTCCCGCCTTATGCTTTAGAAAGAGAGTATCCTGAAATCGAAGAATTATGGGTGCCCCTCTTCGACAAATACCACGTGGATCTTGCACTGACCGGCCATGTACATCATTATTTGCGCACCTACCCCATGAACGGTGGTAAAGTGGTCGACTCCCCGCAAGACGGTACCATTTATCTGATTTCCGTATCTATTGACGGACGCCCTGAATCAGGGTCTGCCCCCGATTATGCTGAGGTGGTCAATCGCGACGGTTTCGCCACCTGCACCGCTTTTACCGTGTCCCATTTCCATCTTATCTTTAATGTATACAAAGCAGATGGAACCGTGTACGACAGTCTGATGATGACAAAATAG